One region of Bacillus zhangzhouensis genomic DNA includes:
- a CDS encoding galactokinase: protein MIDKLRTAFHQQFGDREELRYFFAPGRVNLIGEHTDYNGGHVFPCALTLGTYAACAKRSDGRVRMYSLNFNGDGVKEFDLFEIAYLESDGWANYPKGVFSQFIEAGMKIEEGFDIVYGGNIPHGAGLSSSASIELVTAVFINEWHSFGVSNVDLALLSQRAENEFVGVNCGIMDQFSIALGKEDHAILLNCDTLDFQYSPFQQEGLALVIANTNKKRTLADSKYNERRSECQSALNDLRKEIDLAHLCELTADEFAEHAHLIQDETCRKRARHVVTENERTIKAVKFLKDDKMEGIGMLMKASHLSLKNDYEVTGFELDTLAEAAWLHPGTIGSRMTGAGFGGCTISIVIEKQLASFIDKTDAIYQEKTGIQASFYTAGIGGGARELTKEEV from the coding sequence ATGATCGATAAGTTACGCACGGCATTTCACCAGCAATTTGGGGATAGAGAAGAACTTCGCTATTTTTTTGCCCCGGGAAGAGTGAACTTGATTGGTGAACATACAGATTACAATGGAGGTCATGTATTCCCTTGTGCGCTTACTCTCGGTACATATGCAGCATGCGCAAAGCGGTCAGATGGCCGCGTGAGAATGTATTCCTTGAACTTTAATGGCGATGGTGTAAAAGAATTCGACCTTTTTGAAATCGCTTACTTGGAGTCGGACGGCTGGGCGAATTATCCGAAGGGCGTGTTCAGTCAGTTTATCGAAGCAGGGATGAAGATAGAAGAAGGTTTTGACATTGTATACGGTGGCAATATTCCCCATGGCGCAGGCCTGTCTTCCTCTGCCTCTATTGAACTTGTCACCGCCGTTTTCATCAATGAATGGCATTCATTCGGCGTTTCAAATGTCGATCTTGCCCTCCTTTCGCAGCGGGCAGAAAATGAATTTGTTGGCGTCAATTGCGGCATCATGGATCAGTTTTCAATCGCTCTTGGAAAGGAAGATCACGCCATCTTGCTCAATTGCGACACCCTTGATTTTCAATACAGCCCATTTCAGCAAGAGGGGCTGGCGCTTGTCATTGCCAATACAAACAAAAAGCGGACACTGGCAGATTCCAAATACAATGAACGCCGGTCAGAGTGTCAATCAGCGTTAAACGATTTACGAAAAGAAATCGATCTTGCCCACTTATGTGAGCTCACAGCGGATGAATTTGCCGAGCATGCCCATTTGATTCAGGATGAAACATGCCGCAAACGTGCAAGACACGTGGTGACAGAAAACGAGCGGACCATCAAAGCAGTCAAATTTCTGAAAGATGATAAAATGGAAGGAATAGGCATGCTAATGAAGGCATCTCATCTGTCTTTAAAGAATGATTATGAAGTAACTGGATTTGAACTAGATACACTAGCAGAAGCCGCTTGGCTTCATCCTGGAACGATTGGCTCCCGTATGACGGGTGCAGGATTTGGCGGCTGCACGATCAGTATTGTGATAGAAAAGCAGCTGGCATCATTTATAGACAAAACGGATGCGATTTATCAAGAGAAGACGGGCATTCAAGCTTCTTTTTACACAGCTGGAATTGGAGGCGGCGCAAGAGAACTCACGAAGGAGGAAGTGTAA
- a CDS encoding AraC family transcriptional regulator, whose protein sequence is MTKEAFAFRFHHSDVTLPAQIWSVGWEIQSSSLYSWNGVERKDQGKCIFQLTLSGHGMIEIGQKRFKVLPGQAFLVKSPSAYQYYFPEDSEHWEFLYLTLYGKICDLCFDQFIDQGKQVMRFHPNSKPIRLLKKIYDEASERRITNPFEGSSLAYQFVMELYSYLPKLEGQMEKWPEPIVQAALFASHHFHEEIGPDDMAAAARLSKSHFTREFKKATGFTPIHYLTNIRLEKAETLLKTTKYSIEEIAIQCGYRNANYLNKVFRKKIGMSPKQLRETSDA, encoded by the coding sequence TTGACGAAGGAAGCATTTGCATTTCGTTTTCACCATTCTGATGTGACATTGCCGGCACAAATATGGTCTGTTGGCTGGGAGATTCAATCATCTTCGTTATACAGCTGGAATGGTGTGGAGCGGAAGGATCAGGGCAAGTGCATCTTTCAGCTCACACTGTCTGGACACGGCATGATTGAAATCGGACAGAAACGGTTCAAAGTCTTGCCAGGGCAGGCCTTTCTTGTGAAAAGCCCAAGTGCCTATCAATATTATTTTCCAGAGGACAGTGAACATTGGGAATTTCTATATTTGACGCTTTATGGGAAAATCTGCGATCTTTGCTTTGATCAATTTATAGATCAAGGAAAGCAGGTCATGCGTTTTCATCCTAATTCAAAACCGATCCGCCTGCTGAAGAAAATTTATGATGAAGCCAGTGAAAGACGGATTACCAATCCATTTGAGGGGTCTAGCCTTGCTTATCAATTTGTCATGGAATTGTATTCATATTTGCCAAAGCTTGAGGGACAAATGGAGAAATGGCCTGAACCCATCGTTCAAGCGGCCTTGTTTGCCAGCCATCATTTTCACGAGGAAATTGGCCCAGACGATATGGCAGCTGCGGCACGTTTATCCAAAAGTCATTTTACGAGGGAATTCAAAAAGGCCACTGGCTTCACACCTATTCACTACTTAACCAATATCCGGTTAGAGAAGGCGGAAACATTACTAAAAACAACGAAATACTCGATTGAAGAAATCGCCATACAGTGCGGCTACCGAAATGCGAATTACTTGAATAAAGTCTTTCGAAAGAAAATCGGCATGTCCCCAAAGCAACTGCGGGAAACAAGCGATGCATAA
- a CDS encoding GtrA family protein, with protein sequence MKKDMYSLFQKYREVVMYLVMGVCTTIVNIVSFYLFIEMFSMDYKTATVVSWVFAVLFAYITNKKYVFQQKARDKKSLMRELSSFFSVRLMSLGVDLGLMILFVSQMALNETAAKILVNFVIVVVNYAASKWFVFKKTKEDTI encoded by the coding sequence ATGAAGAAAGACATGTATAGCCTTTTTCAAAAGTATCGAGAAGTTGTCATGTATCTTGTGATGGGTGTATGTACAACCATTGTCAATATAGTCAGCTTCTATTTATTCATTGAGATGTTTTCCATGGATTACAAAACAGCTACGGTTGTTTCATGGGTATTTGCTGTTCTCTTTGCTTATATCACCAATAAGAAGTATGTCTTCCAGCAAAAGGCTCGTGACAAGAAAAGCCTTATGCGTGAGCTTTCTTCATTTTTTAGTGTCCGTCTCATGTCTCTAGGTGTTGATCTAGGGCTGATGATTTTATTTGTGAGCCAAATGGCGCTCAATGAAACCGCCGCAAAAATTCTCGTCAACTTTGTGATTGTGGTGGTTAATTATGCCGCCAGTAAGTGGTTCGTCTTCAAGAAAACAAAAGAAGATACGATTTAA
- a CDS encoding anti-repressor SinI family protein, with the protein MDTQVKRRVDEEWVYLIQEAKKIGLGIEEIQAFLTSNGDQKMINKP; encoded by the coding sequence ATGGATACGCAAGTGAAAAGAAGAGTTGACGAAGAGTGGGTTTATTTGATTCAGGAAGCGAAAAAAATTGGACTAGGCATCGAAGAAATACAAGCTTTTTTAACATCCAACGGTGATCAGAAGATGATAAACAAACCGTAA
- a CDS encoding class I SAM-dependent methyltransferase, which yields MSSNSLSYYHQKKNQYYHGVNPVIVSRIRKEWTSLLDIGCGTGKLGKFLKQKGRTIYGIESFEDAAKEAEQELDHVLCGNIEQMVLPYEHEQFDCIIFGDVLEHLLDPWAVLKKVKPFLKKEGVILSSIPNIGHISTVLELLAGRFTYTDAGLMDQTHLRFFTLHEIHALFHSAGFRIREFEAIRVQHPSYESVLNDLHELLMKHGIRSDFHEAATAYQYVVEAVPFNE from the coding sequence GTGAGTTCAAATTCCCTTTCGTATTATCACCAAAAAAAGAATCAGTATTATCATGGTGTAAATCCGGTCATCGTCAGCCGTATTCGTAAAGAATGGACGTCTTTATTGGATATCGGATGCGGCACAGGCAAGCTTGGAAAATTCCTGAAACAAAAGGGCCGAACCATTTATGGGATCGAGTCATTTGAGGATGCAGCAAAAGAGGCTGAGCAAGAGCTGGATCATGTTCTCTGCGGGAATATTGAACAGATGGTTCTCCCCTATGAACATGAACAATTTGACTGCATTATTTTCGGAGATGTCCTCGAGCATTTATTGGACCCTTGGGCTGTTTTAAAAAAGGTGAAACCCTTCCTTAAAAAAGAAGGGGTCATCCTGTCATCTATTCCAAATATCGGCCACATTTCAACAGTTTTAGAATTACTAGCCGGCAGATTTACTTATACAGATGCAGGGTTAATGGATCAAACACATTTACGTTTCTTCACACTTCATGAAATACATGCACTCTTTCATTCAGCGGGTTTTCGCATTCGCGAATTCGAGGCCATTCGCGTACAGCATCCCTCCTATGAAAGCGTGTTGAATGATCTACATGAATTACTCATGAAACATGGCATTCGTTCTGATTTTCACGAGGCTGCTACAGCCTATCAATATGTGGTCGAGGCGGTTCCATTTAATGAGTAA
- a CDS encoding glycosyltransferase family protein: protein MSNPTILFVLCVNDEAMFQACFRQLASLPAPHGYHVEVLPIRHASSMTSAYNEAITHPAQFKIYLHQDTLIVKQHMLLELIPLFLQNPSLGMVGVIGAESVPDNGIWWESSDCRGKVIEYRHDTYQLLSFERGRQKPEAQDYIKAAAIDGLFIATQYDVRWREDIFDGFHFYDVSQSFEFTQQGYEVGIAKQEEPWCIHKCGDHFDAEAYEKAREQFLANYR from the coding sequence ATGAGTAATCCGACCATCCTGTTTGTTTTATGTGTAAATGATGAAGCGATGTTTCAAGCTTGCTTCCGGCAGCTCGCTTCACTTCCGGCTCCTCATGGATACCATGTGGAGGTCTTACCAATCAGACATGCATCAAGTATGACCTCTGCATACAATGAAGCCATCACTCATCCAGCTCAGTTTAAAATTTATCTCCATCAGGATACCTTGATTGTCAAACAGCATATGCTGCTTGAACTCATCCCGCTTTTTTTACAAAATCCATCACTTGGCATGGTTGGCGTGATTGGAGCAGAAAGCGTGCCTGACAATGGAATTTGGTGGGAGAGTTCTGATTGCAGGGGAAAAGTCATTGAATATCGTCACGACACCTATCAGCTACTTTCGTTTGAAAGAGGCCGTCAAAAGCCCGAAGCGCAAGATTACATCAAAGCTGCGGCTATTGATGGTCTCTTCATTGCAACACAATACGATGTGAGGTGGCGTGAGGACATCTTTGACGGCTTTCATTTTTATGATGTCTCGCAGTCCTTTGAATTCACTCAGCAGGGCTATGAGGTTGGGATTGCTAAACAAGAAGAGCCTTGGTGTATTCATAAATGCGGAGATCATTTTGACGCAGAAGCATATGAAAAAGCGAGAGAACAATTTCTTGCAAATTATCGATAG
- a CDS encoding nuclear transport factor 2 family protein, with product MEVLDTYFRLYDEAGKRQEQMDELLALFSDDVMIVLNGAQKSGIQAFTQFLNTFFHVHDDIKHMWDGWMKREDGKYETNWAVCGKLSDGRVYTAEGMDIAELDDQGKIVYLENVPKNPELFQRY from the coding sequence ATGGAAGTGCTCGATACTTATTTTCGCCTATACGATGAAGCGGGAAAAAGGCAGGAGCAAATGGATGAATTGCTGGCATTGTTTTCTGACGATGTCATGATTGTCTTAAATGGCGCCCAAAAGTCTGGTATCCAAGCGTTCACACAATTTTTGAACACATTTTTCCACGTACATGATGACATTAAGCATATGTGGGATGGTTGGATGAAACGAGAAGATGGAAAGTATGAAACAAACTGGGCTGTTTGCGGAAAGCTTTCGGATGGCCGTGTCTATACAGCGGAAGGAATGGATATCGCGGAGCTGGACGACCAAGGGAAGATCGTTTATTTAGAAAACGTTCCGAAAAACCCAGAGTTATTTCAGCGCTATTAA
- the thiE gene encoding thiamine phosphate synthase, producing MTKADQQQIKQQLSVYFIMGTVNTSRQSFDVVKEAIQGGITMFQFREKGEKALQGEEKVQVARQIQALCQEANVPFIVNDDVQLAIDLDADGVHVGQEDTNAKDVRQRIGNKILGVSTHNLDEVKQAMKDGADYVGMGPVYPTETKKDTRSVQGVSLITEVRRLGLQIPIVGIGGITYGNAAPVIQAGADGVSIISAISQSADPKKAAEELKSLVEAEKASL from the coding sequence ATGACAAAGGCTGATCAACAGCAAATCAAACAGCAATTATCGGTTTATTTTATTATGGGAACAGTGAATACAAGCAGACAGTCGTTTGATGTTGTGAAAGAGGCCATTCAAGGCGGAATCACCATGTTTCAATTTCGTGAAAAGGGTGAAAAAGCTTTGCAGGGTGAAGAGAAAGTACAAGTAGCACGTCAAATTCAAGCGCTTTGCCAAGAAGCCAATGTTCCTTTTATTGTGAATGATGATGTACAGCTAGCGATTGATCTTGATGCAGATGGCGTACATGTTGGACAGGAAGACACAAACGCAAAAGACGTCAGACAAAGGATCGGGAATAAAATATTAGGCGTGTCGACGCATAACCTAGATGAAGTGAAACAAGCCATGAAGGACGGAGCAGATTATGTCGGGATGGGTCCAGTCTATCCAACAGAAACGAAAAAGGACACACGCAGTGTTCAAGGGGTGTCTTTGATCACTGAAGTACGCCGTCTTGGCCTTCAGATTCCGATTGTGGGTATCGGAGGTATCACATACGGCAATGCTGCACCAGTGATACAAGCTGGGGCAGATGGTGTGAGCATCATTAGTGCTATTAGCCAGAGCGCTGATCCAAAAAAAGCAGCAGAAGAGCTGAAATCACTTGTTGAAGCAGAAAAAGCATCTCTTTAA
- the thiM gene encoding hydroxyethylthiazole kinase, protein MKTSCASYLLEKVREENPLVHNITNQVVTNFTANGLLALGASPVMANAKEEVADMAQLADALVLNIGTLTRDTVEAMILAGQAANEKGVPVLLDPVGVGATTFRTNAAKQLLEQVNMTVVRGNAAEVAHLLGVDGWELKGVDAKSANGDVSALAKQASIVLQTIVVITGKVDVVSDGDEVLSIHNGHEWLTKVTGTGCLLTSIMGAFCAAGEQPFHASAAALLCYGVAAERAALHTKDKGPGTFQMELLNALSHTTGDDVLTLGKIGGVSHDKG, encoded by the coding sequence ATGAAAACAAGCTGCGCGTCTTATTTATTGGAGAAGGTTCGAGAGGAAAATCCACTTGTTCATAATATCACCAATCAAGTCGTGACGAATTTTACAGCGAATGGACTGCTTGCTTTAGGTGCTTCGCCAGTCATGGCAAATGCCAAAGAAGAAGTGGCAGACATGGCACAATTAGCGGATGCGCTTGTGCTTAATATTGGCACACTGACACGGGATACGGTGGAAGCTATGATACTCGCTGGCCAAGCCGCTAATGAAAAAGGTGTACCTGTTTTGTTAGATCCTGTCGGCGTCGGTGCGACAACGTTTCGAACGAATGCCGCTAAACAGCTGTTAGAGCAAGTGAACATGACCGTTGTCAGAGGAAATGCTGCTGAAGTGGCTCATTTACTTGGAGTGGATGGCTGGGAGTTAAAAGGCGTTGATGCGAAATCGGCGAATGGAGATGTATCGGCATTAGCCAAACAAGCGTCCATTGTACTTCAGACAATCGTGGTGATCACAGGAAAAGTTGATGTGGTGTCAGATGGAGATGAGGTGCTGTCCATTCATAATGGACATGAATGGCTTACCAAGGTGACAGGCACGGGCTGTTTGCTGACATCTATCATGGGAGCATTTTGTGCAGCAGGTGAACAGCCGTTTCATGCGTCGGCTGCTGCATTGCTATGTTATGGTGTAGCAGCTGAACGGGCAGCTCTGCACACAAAGGATAAAGGGCCGGGAACCTTTCAAATGGAATTGTTAAACGCATTATCACACACAACCGGTGATGATGTGCTGACTCTAGGGAAAATAGGGGGAGTTTCACATGACAAAGGCTGA
- a CDS encoding LysR family transcriptional regulator, giving the protein MDIRHLTYFLEVARLKSFTKASQSLYVSQPTISKMVKNLEDELGVQLFYRNGRQVEMTDAGQTMYTQASEITQSFQNLTSELNDLMNVKKGHIRIGLPPMIGSSFFPNVMGEFRQQYPDVTFQLVEHGSIKVEEGVEDGSLDIGVIVLPANDKIFHTYTIIKENMKLVTHPSHPMAGREDVHLADLREESFIFFREDFVLHSRILNECMNAGFRPNVIYETSQWDFISEMVAENLGIGLLPERICRDLDPEKVKVISLKPLIPWHLGVIWRKDRYLSFAAREWLKHTKSYVWDEE; this is encoded by the coding sequence GTGGACATTAGACATTTAACATATTTCTTAGAAGTGGCAAGGTTAAAGAGCTTCACGAAAGCATCACAGTCCCTTTACGTATCACAGCCGACCATTTCCAAGATGGTCAAAAACCTGGAGGATGAGCTGGGGGTGCAGTTGTTTTACCGGAATGGTCGGCAGGTTGAAATGACAGATGCTGGCCAAACCATGTATACACAGGCGAGTGAAATCACACAGTCATTTCAGAATTTAACGAGCGAACTAAATGATTTAATGAATGTGAAAAAAGGGCATATCCGAATCGGACTGCCGCCGATGATTGGGTCAAGTTTCTTCCCGAATGTCATGGGGGAATTCCGCCAGCAATATCCAGATGTCACCTTTCAATTGGTTGAGCATGGCTCCATTAAAGTAGAGGAAGGAGTCGAGGATGGGTCGCTTGATATAGGTGTTATTGTTCTGCCTGCAAATGATAAAATTTTTCATACGTACACCATCATTAAAGAGAACATGAAGCTCGTGACGCATCCATCTCATCCGATGGCTGGTCGTGAGGATGTACATTTAGCTGATTTAAGGGAAGAGTCGTTTATTTTCTTTAGAGAAGATTTTGTTCTGCACAGCCGGATTTTGAATGAATGTATGAATGCGGGATTTCGGCCAAATGTGATTTATGAAACGTCTCAGTGGGATTTCATTAGTGAAATGGTAGCTGAAAACTTAGGGATTGGACTTCTGCCAGAGCGAATCTGCCGTGATCTTGATCCTGAAAAGGTAAAGGTCATTTCCCTAAAACCGTTGATCCCGTGGCATTTAGGTGTCATTTGGCGAAAGGACCGTTATTTGTCGTTTGCGGCAAGAGAATGGTTAAAGCATACGAAATCCTACGTGTGGGATGAAGAGTAA
- a CDS encoding CidA/LrgA family holin-like protein yields the protein MVLFIFAKFMNVLAAFLHVRIPGTILGILVIFLLLHFKIIQLKWIELGAVWLLGELLLFFIPSAVGVIDYGKLLSQSGTSIVLVVLLSTFVVMLSTGITTQMIAKRKERKKLC from the coding sequence ATGGTCTTGTTTATTTTTGCGAAGTTCATGAATGTGCTGGCGGCTTTTTTGCATGTAAGAATCCCGGGCACGATTTTAGGCATTCTTGTCATTTTCTTATTGCTTCATTTTAAGATCATTCAATTAAAATGGATAGAACTTGGCGCCGTATGGCTGCTCGGAGAACTGCTGCTTTTCTTTATTCCATCAGCAGTTGGTGTCATTGATTATGGAAAACTGCTTTCTCAATCTGGCACAAGTATTGTCCTTGTCGTCTTACTTAGTACGTTTGTGGTCATGCTGTCAACTGGTATCACGACGCAAATGATTGCGAAACGAAAGGAGCGAAAAAAGCTATGTTAG
- a CDS encoding CidB/LrgB family autolysis modulator has protein sequence MLVGGLFLILTVLLYLGSKAVYKRHPKVYVSPLLVTPLVLVVFLLIVNIPYDAYNQGGKWLTNMLQPATVAFAIPLYKYFHILKKHAVEIILNVACGSVIAILSTAFIAKLFHLDTGLIESLVPRSVTTPVAMSVSEMIGGMPSVTAVFVILTALFGSIIGPMVIRYFRIDNDIAKGVLLGTGAHGAGTSKAFEMSSVSGTISSVSMIISAIITLCAAPVLMSFAL, from the coding sequence ATGTTAGTTGGCGGACTATTTCTGATTTTAACAGTTCTTTTATATCTTGGATCAAAAGCGGTGTACAAACGGCATCCGAAAGTCTATGTCTCACCATTACTTGTCACTCCGCTTGTTCTTGTCGTCTTTCTCTTAATCGTCAACATTCCTTACGATGCTTACAATCAAGGCGGGAAATGGCTCACGAATATGCTGCAGCCTGCGACTGTTGCTTTTGCCATTCCTTTATACAAGTATTTTCATATCCTAAAGAAGCATGCAGTGGAAATTATTTTGAATGTCGCTTGCGGCTCTGTCATTGCAATCTTATCCACGGCATTTATCGCCAAGTTGTTTCATCTAGACACCGGCCTTATTGAGAGCCTTGTCCCAAGATCGGTCACAACACCTGTAGCAATGAGTGTGTCAGAAATGATCGGCGGCATGCCGTCCGTTACGGCTGTGTTTGTCATTTTAACCGCACTGTTTGGGTCGATCATCGGTCCAATGGTGATCCGTTATTTCCGCATCGATAATGACATTGCCAAAGGCGTCCTGCTTGGAACAGGTGCACACGGGGCAGGAACATCGAAGGCCTTTGAAATGAGCTCCGTCTCAGGAACGATCTCAAGTGTATCGATGATTATTTCAGCCATTATTACATTATGTGCAGCGCCTGTCCTCATGTCGTTTGCCTTATAA
- a CDS encoding class I SAM-dependent rRNA methyltransferase: MKKISLKQTFSEQVKKGYPLISKDAVWHVNGVREGELIEWVDERGTFLGKGYYGVQNKGIGWVLTFDANEKIDQAFFVSRLEQAAKSRTHLFRDAQTTAFRVFNGEGDGIGGFTIDHYDGFYLIQWYSEGVYTFKSDVLAALEHVYPDYQGIYEKKRFDTSGQYIEDDDFVKGEKGEFPLIVKENGMNVAVYLNDGAMTGIFLDQRHVRKAIRDRYAKGKTVLNTFSYTGAFSVAAALGGASRTTSVDVANRSLKKTSEQFEVNDIDVDGQDIKVMDVFQYFPFAAKKGWTYDLVILDPPSFARTKKHTFSAAKDYQKLLKEAIQITAENGVIVASTNSSAFGMKKFKGFIAQAFKEAGQPYRILEEYTLPEDFRTTKNYPEGNYLKVVFIQA; this comes from the coding sequence ATGAAAAAAATCTCATTAAAACAAACATTCTCAGAACAAGTGAAAAAGGGATATCCGCTCATTTCCAAAGATGCAGTATGGCATGTGAACGGTGTACGGGAAGGCGAGCTCATTGAATGGGTGGATGAGCGAGGCACTTTTTTAGGAAAAGGGTATTATGGTGTACAAAATAAAGGAATCGGCTGGGTACTAACCTTTGATGCAAACGAAAAAATAGATCAAGCTTTTTTTGTCTCTAGGCTTGAGCAGGCAGCGAAAAGCAGAACGCATTTATTTCGTGATGCACAGACGACTGCTTTTCGTGTGTTCAACGGAGAGGGGGATGGAATTGGCGGCTTCACGATTGATCACTATGACGGATTCTATCTCATCCAATGGTATAGCGAAGGAGTCTATACATTCAAGTCTGATGTATTGGCTGCACTAGAGCACGTATATCCAGACTATCAAGGCATTTATGAAAAGAAACGATTTGATACGTCTGGACAATATATAGAAGATGATGATTTTGTGAAGGGGGAGAAAGGTGAATTTCCTCTTATCGTGAAAGAAAACGGGATGAACGTAGCAGTTTACTTAAATGATGGTGCGATGACGGGCATTTTCCTTGATCAGCGTCATGTGAGAAAAGCGATCCGAGATCGTTATGCAAAAGGAAAGACTGTGCTCAATACGTTTTCTTACACAGGGGCTTTCTCAGTCGCAGCTGCGCTTGGCGGAGCGAGCCGTACGACAAGTGTGGATGTTGCAAACCGCAGCTTGAAAAAAACATCTGAGCAGTTTGAAGTCAATGATATTGATGTGGACGGGCAGGATATCAAAGTCATGGATGTCTTTCAATATTTTCCGTTTGCAGCGAAAAAAGGCTGGACCTATGATCTCGTCATCTTAGATCCGCCTTCCTTTGCACGAACGAAAAAGCACACATTCAGTGCGGCGAAGGATTATCAGAAGCTATTAAAAGAAGCCATCCAAATCACAGCTGAGAACGGCGTCATTGTGGCATCAACGAATAGCAGTGCATTTGGCATGAAGAAATTTAAAGGGTTTATTGCGCAGGCTTTTAAAGAAGCAGGGCAACCCTATCGAATTCTTGAAGAATATACTCTTCCTGAGGATTTCCGTACAACGAAGAATTACCCTGAAGGGAACTATTTAAAGGTTGTCTTCATACAAGCATAA
- a CDS encoding VOC family protein, whose amino-acid sequence MVSNIDQSIDFYEKVVGMKLKDRITHTNGVIELAFLGFKDETETEIELIQGYSSDLPSEGKVHHLAFTTDNIHAEFNRIQKLQIELIDEEITTLPNGYCYFFFRGPDQEWIEFFQR is encoded by the coding sequence ATGGTTTCAAATATTGATCAGTCGATTGACTTTTATGAAAAAGTGGTGGGCATGAAATTAAAGGACCGCATCACTCATACAAATGGAGTGATTGAGCTTGCATTTCTTGGTTTTAAAGATGAAACGGAAACGGAAATCGAGCTCATCCAAGGCTATAGCAGTGATCTGCCCTCTGAAGGGAAGGTCCATCATCTTGCCTTCACCACAGACAATATTCATGCTGAATTCAATCGTATTCAAAAGCTGCAAATTGAATTAATTGATGAAGAAATCACGACATTACCAAATGGATATTGCTACTTCTTTTTCAGAGGACCAGACCAGGAATGGATCGAATTCTTCCAGCGTTAA
- a CDS encoding amino acid ABC transporter ATP-binding protein, whose protein sequence is MITVKNLKKSFGDHEVLKDINAVIEEKEVVCVIGPSGSGKSTFLRCLNKLEDITAGEVVVHGHTITDPKVNINKVRQEVGMVFQHFNLFPHKTVLENITIAPIKVKGIEKKAAVEKALDLLEKVGLKDKAQSYPNQLSGGQKQRVAIARALAMDPKVLLFDEPTSALDPEVVGDVLAVMKQLAVEGMTMIVVTHEMGFAREVGDRVIFMDGGYIVEEDKPEALFGNPQHERTKSFLSKVL, encoded by the coding sequence ATGATTACGGTGAAAAACTTAAAGAAATCCTTTGGCGATCACGAAGTGTTGAAGGATATTAATGCAGTCATCGAGGAAAAGGAAGTCGTGTGTGTCATTGGTCCTTCTGGATCAGGAAAAAGCACGTTTCTAAGATGCCTCAATAAATTAGAAGATATCACAGCTGGAGAAGTCGTTGTCCACGGACACACGATTACAGACCCAAAGGTGAATATCAATAAAGTAAGGCAAGAAGTAGGCATGGTGTTTCAGCACTTTAATTTATTCCCTCATAAAACCGTTTTAGAAAACATCACGATCGCACCGATAAAGGTAAAAGGCATCGAGAAGAAGGCAGCGGTCGAAAAAGCGTTAGACTTGCTTGAAAAAGTCGGTTTAAAAGACAAAGCCCAAAGCTACCCTAACCAATTATCTGGTGGACAAAAACAGCGTGTCGCCATTGCCAGAGCCCTGGCAATGGACCCGAAAGTACTATTATTTGATGAGCCGACATCAGCCCTTGATCCTGAGGTCGTAGGGGATGTATTAGCAGTAATGAAACAATTAGCTGTCGAAGGCATGACAATGATCGTGGTCACACATGAAATGGGCTTTGCAAGAGAGGTGGGAGACCGTGTCATCTTTATGGATGGCGGATATATTGTCGAGGAAGACAAACCGGAAGCTCTTTTTGGGAACCCGCAGCATGAGCGTACAAAATCATTTCTTAGTAAAGTGTTATAA